AAGTGCGACAGCGGCCAATGCGACCGTCGCTGAACCTGCAGTCTTCAGCAGGGCGCGGCGTGGAAGAAGGGAAGCCACGGGACTCCTTAGGTAAGTTATGCGAACCTAAGTAAGGCTAGCCTATCCTTCAAATAATTACGAAACGTTTCTGTCGCTTAATCCCTTCCCATATTCCTCCGCCACATCCCACCCACGTACGGGAATCCCTCTCCCACATCCCCTCCCGGTGGACAGCTCCCGCGGAGATTTGGGAGGATATCGGCAGCGGACTACCGCTTCCAGGAAAAATTACGAGGGGAATGAGCGTGCGCACTGCATCAGTTGCCGCAGCCATGGTTGGCGAGGTGGCCGCTTTGGCCTGCTTGGCACACCCCCACGCGCCGGCATCGTCCAAGTAGCACCGCAAGCACCAAGATCCAACGCCACTGTTGGCTTCTTCGGCGTGCCCTTGTGCTCCACAGAGACGACCCCCGCGCCTAACGTGCCATGACGCAGCGCCAGGTGCGCTGCCGACGTCGTAATTTTTCAAAGGAAGCTTCGCCATGCAGAAAATCACTGCCCAACAAATCCGATCATCGTTCATCAATGCCAGCCGATCAGAAGCTGCCAAACTGAATCTTCCCCGCAACTTCGAATCGATCGAATGGGAAACCCTGGAGTTCCTCGGTTGGCGGGACGAGAAGATGCCCCAACGGGGGTACCTGGTTGTGCCGTATGAAGGAAAGCTGACGGGCGTCCTGCTCCGCGCTCCGGAAGGCGGCTCCGGCAAGAACCGTGCAGTCCTGTGCGAATTGTGCCGGGACGTCTTTTCCAAAGATGACGTTTACCTGTGGGTTGCCAAGAGGGCGGGTCAGTCCGGCAAGGACGGCAACACGGTGGGGACGTTGATCTGCGCGGAATTCGGTTGCAGTGCCAACGTCCGCAAGGAGCCGCCGGTCAACGAGATCAACCCGGACCCGGCTGCCGTGGTGCTCAAACAGATCGCAGGCCTGGAATTCCGCACGGCCCAATTCCTGAGCAGGGTACGGGGCAAGTAGGCCAATGTGACTGGCAGTAGGGGTTGCTATGAGTGCTCAGAACAACCCCTGCTGCCAGTCAGTTGGGAGACGGCGGCGGGGCCGTCAGCGGAGGACGATGTCCACAGGGTTGGCTTCCGAACGCCACGCTCCGGGCTCGCCACGTCCCGAAATGACGGGCGCGGTCAGCACGCCGCTACGGTTGGTGCGCTTGTCGCGGAGGATTTCCGTGACGGAGCCGAGGTGGCGTGACAGGTCGATGACGTTCTCCGGGGCAGCCAACAGCAACTGGAACCCAAATTCGTGGAGCGCCTTGATGCCCGCCCCGGCGAATTCCTCGGACGCCAGGACAAACGCCTCGTCCATCATCACGGTGCCGTACGTCGTGAAACCCTGCTCGGCGATGCCCAGCTGGTAACTCAGGGCAGCCGCCATGATGAAGGCGGTGAATCGCTGACGCTCGCCGCCGGACATGGAGCCGGTGTCCGCATGCATGAAGACTTCCGTCTTCTTCCTGCCTGACGCTCCGGCCACCTCGCGGTGCTCCTTGCACTGGATGAAGAGGTGCCCGCGAACATCGAGGACCTCGGAACGCCAGCGCCGGTCCTCGGGGGTCTGCGAGCCGAGCCGCTTCACCAGGGTTTCCAGTGACTTGTAACGGGCAGTGAGCTCGGCGTCCTCATCCACCTCGGACGGCGCGGCTCCCCGGGACGGGCGTGCGTGCTTGGCCTTGAGTGCGTTCTGGATCGCGTCCTTGAACTGCTTGGCAGTGGCAGGAAGTGTCTGCTTGATGTCCAGTTCCAGGTAGCTGCCTTCGTGGAAATTGACCTGGGAAAGGATCCCGTTCAGCGGCAGGATGCGGCTGGTGATGCTGCGGCGTTCCTCATCAAGGAGGTGCAGCAGCGTACTGAACGATTCATGCGTGCGCTGGTTGAAGAACAAACGGAATTCCGCTTCCTGTGCGGGCAAGCCGTCGCTCACGATCGCATGGTACCGGGCTTCGAAATCACCGGCGGCGCCGATCGACGTGCCATGATCGGCGCTGATGGCACTGCCCCATTCACGCACGAACGCCTCGAAAATCCGGGTCAACCGCTCCGCCGTTGCTTGCCCCCGGGACTCGGCTACGTGCAATTCATCAAGCAGCTTGTTGCGGACGCTGTTGGCCAGGTTATCCAGCTCGTACAGCTGGGTGACGTCGGCAGCGCCGGCAAAATACGGCTCAAGCGCCGTGACGGTGGAGCTCGACGGCGGTGCTTGCTCAAGCTTCAGCCTCGCCGCGTCCAACAGCCCGTCAGCCGTGGTCATCTGATGGTCGAGCGCCTTGTATTCGCTCTGCAGGACGGCCGCGGCACCTGTGGAGGATTGGTGCTTCTCACGCACCGCCTCGATGTTTGCCCGCAACGGCTCCAGATCGGCCTGCGCGGCCAAGGCGTCGGCAAGACGCTGCTCGATCCGCGCCAATTCCTCCCCGGCAACTGCTGCCGAAACCTGCTCCCAAGGACGTTCGTCCTCGGCAACCCGCCGAAGGGCTTCCAACTGGCGGGCCATTCCCTGATGCGAATCTTCCCGGCTCTGTGCCAGTTCCGCAGCTTTGGCCAACTCGTTCTCGAGCTCACCGACGCGGGCCGCCACCAGCTCCAACTTGGACGCGTTGTCGAAACCGAGAACGTAGTCCTGGCGGCTCGTGAAGCGATCGTCCTTCTCCACGGTGTGCCGGTTGCGCTTGACCACGCCGCCCAGGCTCAGTCCCTTGTCCAGCGAAGCCAGCTCGTCCGGGTCCTCGACACACGGGTAGGCGAAGTCCACGGCGATCCGTTCACGGACCCACTCCCCCGCCTCTGCATTGGCCCCCGACGTGAGGATGCTCAACTTAGTCAAGAGATCGCCGTCGGACACGTCCTCCACAGCAAGTGCGCCGCCTGCAAGCGGCTTGGAAACATCCACGGCGCGAAGGGCTCCGCGGATGGTGTTGTCATTCAGGTAGCGGGTTACGGCCGCGAAGTACTCACCCGGGACCAGCAGAGTGGTTGCGAGGTTGCGGAGCGCGCGTTCGGCGGCTGGACGCCACTGCTCCTGGCCCTCCGCGAGATCGATGAGCTCGCCCGCGAACGGCATCCGTTCCTCGGGTACGCCAGTGGCCGCAGCTATCGCAGCCCGGTTTTCAATGCTCGACGGCGGCAGGAGGGACTTGCGCGAACGCAGCGACAACAACTCCTGCTGGGCCGCTGCGAGCTCGCGCTTCTTGGTGGCGTGGGCATCGAACGCCTCAAAACGGAGTTCCTTGAGGGACTCCGAGTCGTCCTGCAAGGATGCCGACCGCGCTGCGGCCTGCTCATGGGCCTGGTCCCAACCTTCAGCCGACCATTCCAGGTTCAGCCCGGCATCGGACAACGCCTTCCTGGCAGACTCCTCCACCTGCTGCCGCAGCTTCAGGCCGACGCGGGCGTTCTCCAGCGACTGCTCAATGGCAGAGATCGCGTTGCCGCCGCGGTTGTTGTAGTCGGACTCCAGCTCCCGCAGTTCCTTGGCGAGCGCGTCCCGGATGGTCCGCTCCGCCGCGAGTTCCTGCGCTTTCTGCTGGGCCAATTCCCTGAACCTGGCCAAGGTCTTGGCATGCACGGAAACCGCGAGCTGCTGTTTGTACGCCTCAAATTCCTCGCCCGTCAGCTCACGGAGCCGGTTGGCATCCAGCAACGCCTGCGCGTATTCCTTGTTGAGGCCGGGAACCGGTGCCAACTGGTCGCGCTGCTGCCGGACGTCTTCCAACCGCTGGCGGATGGACATCAGGTTGCTGAATTCCTCAACCACATCGTCCGCGGCGGCAAGCGTCGCAGGAGCGTCGAGCACTTGGTCGCGGAAGAAGGTGTTGACGCTGCCGCCCAGGCCCTTGCCTGCCTGGATGACGCGGAGCAAGGGCAGCGCCTGGTCCGAATTGATGCCCAGAAGCCGGCGGAACCGCTCGGCAAAAGCCTTATGGACGTCGAAGACCTGCCCCTCGGGGAAGATCGACTCCAGCGCGCCCTTGGTGAACCGCTTCTGCGCGATCCCCTCGATCGCTTCAAGATCCAAAGGCTTGCTGTCGATCACATAGAACCGGCCGACGCTCGATTCGGTGCCGTTCTTGGGCAGGTCGAACAGTGCGGAAATCGTCACCTTGGTGCCGGCTGCGTTATCAAACGTGAGTGCGACGGCGGACCAGGTGGCACCAGGCCGCTGGAAGGCACTGGCCGAGCTGTCGCCGACCGCCTTATCACCGACCTTGCCGCGCATGTAGGTGAAGGTGGTCCTCTTGTCCTCCACAGCACCGCCGGACCGCTGGGCCGCGGCCTCGTTGGAACGCGGACGGGCATCAAATACTCGGAGCATCGCGTCAAAGAGCGTCGATTTGCCGACGCCGGAATTACCCGTGAGGAGCGTGCCGTTGCGGTCCACGTGCATGGTGTGGGCGCCATGGAAGGTGCCCCAGTTGACCACCTGGACGAGGGCAAGGCGCATCTGGCCCGGGTTCGTCTGTTCGCCCAACGGGAGCATGCTTGCGATCGTCACTTCGTGGTCCCTTCGGCGTCGGTTGAGTCCGCGGCGGAACTCACCGCAGCGGGTCCGTCGTCATCCGTGTCGTCGTCCATGTCGTCATCTGAGGGGCTGGTTTGATGTGAATCGGGGTCCAAGTCAAGCAGCGGTTCGGTGCCGGATTCGTCGGCTGCTACTGCCACCAGGGCTTCGATGTGGGCCGGAATGTCGCCGATGTTTTCGAAGGGGAGGGCCAGCGGGAGTGCGTTGCTGATGGTGTAGGTGTCGTCCAGGGGGGTGGCCAGGAGCAGTTGGCGGGCCAGGAGTTTGGTGATGGTGCGGTTCACGACGTCGGAGTCCCGCAAGGCATCCTGCTGGCCGGCCGGGGTGTAGTTCGCTACCAGGTCGGAGATCTCCTCGCGCGTTACGGTCGGATCCGTCTGGGCCGTGACATGGCGGTCCAGGAGCAGGCGAAGCCGCAGCAGGACGATGGTTTCCACCCGGCTGAGGGCGCGCTGTTGGCGGAGGATGCTGGACCGGGAGCTTGCCCCGATGATCTCCGGATCCACCGGGCGCAGGACCGCGATCTTGCGGTCGTGGTCCAGCTGGAGCGTCAGGAAGAGTTCCGACAACCGGCTCCGAAGGATCAGTTGGTTATCCAGGAGCGTGGTCCAGAGCTTCTCGTCGCGGCCGCCGTCGATGTACGGCCCTTTCAGCAGTTTGACCAGGGCGTGGCGGACTTTCATGGGCAGGACGCCGGTATCCCCGGGGAAGAGAGCTGCACCGTCAACGAACGTATCCCTCGGGGACACACGGAACGGATCCGCGGTGTGCGTCTCCACCTCTTCCCGGCCACCATCCATGGTGGGGTTATCCGTCGCGGCGAGTTCCGTCGTCGTGATTTCCTCAGTCATCAGAATCCTCATTCAGCGTGACGACGGGCAGATATGCCGTGCGGATGCTGCCGTCGATTTGTTCGAAGTCGATGTGCTCCCAGGCGGCCCGGTCAAAGGCGGCGCCGGTCTGCAAGGCCATGGACAGGAGGGAACGGACGGTGTTGATGTGCCGTTCCTCAGCGGGAAGGTTTTCCCACGCCTCGCCCAGGGTTGCGGACCCTGCCATGGCGGCACGGACGACGTCGGGCCTTGCCTTTCCGGTGCGGGCGGACTTGACGCGGTCCGAGTCGGTGAAAGCGATGGGGTCCGCCAGACGGGGTGGCGTGGCGAACTCGTCGGGGTCGAAGAGCTTGACCATGGCCAGCGACTCGAAGCCCGCGTTGTAGAGGACGGGCCCGGGGACAAGGCCCGGACGGTCCCGCTCGTATGGCATGGAACGGATTGCCTGCTCGGCCTCGGCGAGCACCTTGCGGAGCGTGACCGACTGGCGGACATCGTCACTCTGGATATACGTGTTGAGGCTTTCCGACAGCTTGCCGTAGATCCGCTGGATCTCGCTGTGCTGCGTCCGGAGCTCGGCGACGAGGTTCTTCAGGGTTTCCCGGTCCTCGTGGGTGAGATCGTCTGCGAACTGCCTGCTCAGGACCTCGCCGATGGCTGAGCGGAAACGCAATTGCTGCTGCGGGTCTTCGAGGAACGCCGTGAATGAACGGAAGGTACGACCCTCGGGGCTCTGCCTCAGCCGCTTGTCCGCTTCGAGCACTTGGGCCATGGTGGCACCCTTGCTGAGCGACTCTTCAATGATCTGGTTCCGGAGTTCACCCACTAGTTCCTCAATGCGGTCACGCATCTTCTTGTAGTCGGCGGGCAGGCTGGCCGCGAGGTCCAGAATGTTGCCGGCGGCCTCCACCGCTTCCTCATCGTCCAGGAGCCCGTCGAATTCACCGGAACTGATGTCCTCCACCAGTTGTTGACGCTCCTGGATCTCCTCCTCGAGGGCTTCAAGGCGGGCGCTCTGGTCCGGGTTGGTCTCGTTGGCGAGTTTCTCCACATCGCCGAGCAGGGTGCCCAGCCGGGAGCCGTTGAGCGTTGAGCGTTCACTGGACAGGCTGTCGAGGAAGGCGAGCACGCGGGCTGCGGCTTCGGTGACTTCGTAGACGATCTGGCCGGACTGGTTACGACGGGTGAGGAACTGTTTTCGGGTCCACTCGTCGCCGAAAGCTTTGCCGTTCAGCTGCCCGCCGAGCGCTGGGTCCTGGCGGCGGAGCTGCTCAAGGAAAGCGTCGACGTCGGCATGGAACTCTTCGAGCGGAAGCTGCGGCCGGGTGCGGGTGAAGGAGGCTTGGAGCACCGCGATGACCCACGGCGCCGAACGCGTCAACGTCCAGGCCGGCCCTTTGGTGAGCTGTTCGAGGTCCCTCAGCCGGGCACTGATGGCGTCGGCGGAGGACATGGCTGAACGGGACAACTACTCTCCTTCAGCTGCTGCGAAACCTGGCTGGCAGCGAAAACTGCCCCGTACAAGGTTAACGCAGAGCGTCCGCACCCAAC
The Paenarthrobacter ureafaciens genome window above contains:
- a CDS encoding FBP domain-containing protein translates to MQKITAQQIRSSFINASRSEAAKLNLPRNFESIEWETLEFLGWRDEKMPQRGYLVVPYEGKLTGVLLRAPEGGSGKNRAVLCELCRDVFSKDDVYLWVAKRAGQSGKDGNTVGTLICAEFGCSANVRKEPPVNEINPDPAAVVLKQIAGLEFRTAQFLSRVRGK
- a CDS encoding ATP-binding protein, with the translated sequence MTIASMLPLGEQTNPGQMRLALVQVVNWGTFHGAHTMHVDRNGTLLTGNSGVGKSTLFDAMLRVFDARPRSNEAAAQRSGGAVEDKRTTFTYMRGKVGDKAVGDSSASAFQRPGATWSAVALTFDNAAGTKVTISALFDLPKNGTESSVGRFYVIDSKPLDLEAIEGIAQKRFTKGALESIFPEGQVFDVHKAFAERFRRLLGINSDQALPLLRVIQAGKGLGGSVNTFFRDQVLDAPATLAAADDVVEEFSNLMSIRQRLEDVRQQRDQLAPVPGLNKEYAQALLDANRLRELTGEEFEAYKQQLAVSVHAKTLARFRELAQQKAQELAAERTIRDALAKELRELESDYNNRGGNAISAIEQSLENARVGLKLRQQVEESARKALSDAGLNLEWSAEGWDQAHEQAAARSASLQDDSESLKELRFEAFDAHATKKRELAAAQQELLSLRSRKSLLPPSSIENRAAIAAATGVPEERMPFAGELIDLAEGQEQWRPAAERALRNLATTLLVPGEYFAAVTRYLNDNTIRGALRAVDVSKPLAGGALAVEDVSDGDLLTKLSILTSGANAEAGEWVRERIAVDFAYPCVEDPDELASLDKGLSLGGVVKRNRHTVEKDDRFTSRQDYVLGFDNASKLELVAARVGELENELAKAAELAQSREDSHQGMARQLEALRRVAEDERPWEQVSAAVAGEELARIEQRLADALAAQADLEPLRANIEAVREKHQSSTGAAAVLQSEYKALDHQMTTADGLLDAARLKLEQAPPSSSTVTALEPYFAGAADVTQLYELDNLANSVRNKLLDELHVAESRGQATAERLTRIFEAFVREWGSAISADHGTSIGAAGDFEARYHAIVSDGLPAQEAEFRLFFNQRTHESFSTLLHLLDEERRSITSRILPLNGILSQVNFHEGSYLELDIKQTLPATAKQFKDAIQNALKAKHARPSRGAAPSEVDEDAELTARYKSLETLVKRLGSQTPEDRRWRSEVLDVRGHLFIQCKEHREVAGASGRKKTEVFMHADTGSMSGGERQRFTAFIMAAALSYQLGIAEQGFTTYGTVMMDEAFVLASEEFAGAGIKALHEFGFQLLLAAPENVIDLSRHLGSVTEILRDKRTNRSGVLTAPVISGRGEPGAWRSEANPVDIVLR
- a CDS encoding DUF4194 domain-containing protein, translating into MDGGREEVETHTADPFRVSPRDTFVDGAALFPGDTGVLPMKVRHALVKLLKGPYIDGGRDEKLWTTLLDNQLILRSRLSELFLTLQLDHDRKIAVLRPVDPEIIGASSRSSILRQQRALSRVETIVLLRLRLLLDRHVTAQTDPTVTREEISDLVANYTPAGQQDALRDSDVVNRTITKLLARQLLLATPLDDTYTISNALPLALPFENIGDIPAHIEALVAVAADESGTEPLLDLDPDSHQTSPSDDDMDDDTDDDGPAAVSSAADSTDAEGTTK
- a CDS encoding DUF3375 family protein, which codes for MSRSAMSSADAISARLRDLEQLTKGPAWTLTRSAPWVIAVLQASFTRTRPQLPLEEFHADVDAFLEQLRRQDPALGGQLNGKAFGDEWTRKQFLTRRNQSGQIVYEVTEAAARVLAFLDSLSSERSTLNGSRLGTLLGDVEKLANETNPDQSARLEALEEEIQERQQLVEDISSGEFDGLLDDEEAVEAAGNILDLAASLPADYKKMRDRIEELVGELRNQIIEESLSKGATMAQVLEADKRLRQSPEGRTFRSFTAFLEDPQQQLRFRSAIGEVLSRQFADDLTHEDRETLKNLVAELRTQHSEIQRIYGKLSESLNTYIQSDDVRQSVTLRKVLAEAEQAIRSMPYERDRPGLVPGPVLYNAGFESLAMVKLFDPDEFATPPRLADPIAFTDSDRVKSARTGKARPDVVRAAMAGSATLGEAWENLPAEERHINTVRSLLSMALQTGAAFDRAAWEHIDFEQIDGSIRTAYLPVVTLNEDSDD